The following coding sequences lie in one Capsicum annuum cultivar UCD-10X-F1 chromosome 5, UCD10Xv1.1, whole genome shotgun sequence genomic window:
- the LOC124898686 gene encoding monothiol glutaredoxin-S1-like codes for MDVAMKLGASSAVVIFTKSSCCISHTIETLIRSFGANPTVYELDTHPNGKQMEKALIELGCQPSVPAIFIGKELVGGANEIMSLNVRGKLKQLLIRANAIWV; via the coding sequence ATGGATGTGGCGATGAAGTTGGGAGCGTCAAGCGCGGTGGTGATATTCACCAAGAGTAGTTGTTGCATTTCTCATACCATCGAGACCCTAATTCGTAGTTTTGGTGCAAACCCTACAGTTTATGAGCTCGATACACATCCAAATGGGAAGCAAATGGAGAAGGCACTGATAGAACTAGGGTGTCAACCAAGTGTACCAGCAATCTTTATAGGGAAAGAGTTAGTTGGTGGTGCAAATGAGATAATGAGCCTTAATGTGAGGGGAAAGCTTAAACAATTGCTCATTAGGGCTAATGCAATTTGGGTATAG
- the LOC124898685 gene encoding monothiol glutaredoxin-S2-like gives MDMVMKLGASSAVVIFTKSSCCISHTIETLIRSFGANPIVYELDTHPNGKQMEKALLELGCQPSVPAIFIGKELVGGANEIMSLNVRGKLKQLLIRANAIWI, from the coding sequence ATGGATATGGTGATGAAGTTGGGAGCATCAAGTGCGGTGGTGATATTCACCAAGAGTAGTTGTTGCATCTCTCATACCATCGAGACCCTAATTCGTAGTTTTGGTGCAAACCCTATAGTTTACGAGCTCGATACACATCCAAATGGGAAGCAAATGGAGAAGGCACTGCTAGAACTAGGGTGTCAACCAAGTGTACCAGCAATATTTATAGGGAAAGAGTTAGTTGGTGGTGCTAATGAGATAATGAGCCTTAATGTAAGGGGCAAGCTTAAACAATTGCTCATTAGGGCTAATGCCATTTGGATATAG